A stretch of DNA from Mucilaginibacter daejeonensis:
TTTCTCCTGGGCCTTTTTGCCTTTGATCTCCTCGATCGGTTCGTAGGTGCCCTGGTCCCAAACGATCACGGTGCCACCACCATATTCACCTTCGGGGATGATGCCCTCAAAGTCGCGGTAATCAAATGGGTGATCCTCTACCCGCATGGCCAGGTGTTTCACCTTAGGGTCGGTCGACGGGCCTTTGGGTACCGCCCAACTCTTAAGCACACCTTCCATCTCCAGCCTAAAGTCATAATGCAGGCGTGAGGCATCGTGCTTTTGTACCACGAAGGTGAGGTGGTCCTTGTCGTTGCTTTTACCGGCTTTGGGTTCTTTGGTCTTTTTGAAGTCCCGTTTTTGATTATATTCTTTGAGGCTCATGGTAGTGTGTTATGGTGTGGCTTATATCATAACATTGCGCTTTTTGTAAAGTTTCGCGTATTGGGCCACCATAAACTTAACCCGCAGTTGGCCTACGCTTAGTATTGGGTGCCTACCTTTAGGCATCAGTTCATGACAGAGGTTTATGAAAGACAACCCGATCAAAGTGGCGTTCTTTGCCGAGGTGCTTACCCCGGACTTTGACGGCGCCGTGCGCACCATGTATCAACTGATCCAGCGCATCGATCGTTCGCGGTTCGAGTTCTTCTTCATTGCGGGCACGGGGCCCGACCGGCTGAACGGCTTTGAATGTTTAAAGGTGCCTGCAGTGACGCTGCCCATCAATACCACTTACAGCATGGCCCTGCCGGTACTGGCACAGGGCCGTATCAAGGAACGGCTACAGACGTTCGCGCCAGATGTGATCCATATCGCTACCCCATCGCCGCTGGGGCATTATGCGTTAAAGATGGCCCGGCAACATAATATCCCGGTGCTGACCATTTACCATACCCACTTCATCGCTTACGCCCAACATTACTTGAAGCACCTGCCTTTCCTGGTGCCTGGGGTGAAACAAATGATCGCCGATGGTTACCGCAGCTTTTACAACCAATGCCAAATGATCTACATGCCTACGGTAAGTATGTGCCATGACCTGGCGCAGATCGGCGTTACCCCGCATCATTTCAAATTATGGAAACGCGGTATCGATATCCGGATGTTCGACCCATGTAAACGCGATATGCACTTGATGCGCCAATTGACCGGCAATGATCACCCGGTAGTGCTATTTGCCAGCCGGTTGGTTTGGGAAAAGAACCTGGAGACACTGATGCGCATCTACCGGCAACTGCAGCAGCGTAGCCCCAATGTCAACTTCGTGGTGGCGGGCGATGGTGTGGCCATGACCGAATGTAAGGGCGCTATGCCCAACGCCATTTTTACTGGCAAGGCGGATCATGAGTTATTATCAGTGCTGTATGCCAGTGCCGATGTCTTCGTTTTCCCGTCCACATCAGAGACCTACGGCAATGTGGTGCAGGAAGCCATGGCATCGGGCCTGCCCTGCGTGATCGCCAATGGCGGTGGCTCGGCCGAGTTTGTGGAAGATGGGATTAACGGCTTTAAGTGCGACCCGAATGATGAAATTGCTTATGTGGAGAGGATCATGCTGCTGTTGCAGGATGATGGCCTGCGCCAGCGTTTTGGTGAGAAAGGCCGACGACAGGTATCGCAATGCAGTTGGGATGCGCTGGCCAGTGAATACTTTGAAGACATCGCCGCGTTAGCATGCGCAAATGAGCCAGTATTGGCTTGAGTTGCCCGAGTGGGCCTTCCAAAATTATTGTTAGCTTTGCATTAACTAATATGCAACACCGTTCAAGCGACAGCCCTGTCACACCACCTTGATCACCAGTGGTCATCATTTATTATCCTTTGCTTTCTGAAGCATAAGGGTAGCAGTTAGTTCCCTTTATTTCTGATCATCTTTTTCAGGCTATACCCTGTATGGCCAAAGTATTATTTTATGTCCTTTACACTTCCGCATTTGTTCGATCTTAAAGCCAAGGTCAATTATAAGAATGAGATACTGGCCGGGCTCACCGTAGCCATGACCATGATGCCCGAATCGTTGTCCTTTGCAATACTGGCCGGTTTCCCGCCGTTGGTAGGGCTTTACGCAGCATTCATTATGGGATTGGTCACCTCGGTACTGGGCGGCCGGCCCGGACTCATATCCGGTGGGGCAGGGGCCACGGTAGTGGTGTTGGTGGCTTTGATGAAGAGCCACGGCATCGAGTACGTTTTTGCCGCTGTTGCGCTGGCCGGCGTGATCCAGATCCTGGTGGGTGTTTTTAAGCTGGGTAAATTTATCCGTCTGGTGCCGCAGCCTGTGATGTATGGCTTTGTTAACGGTTTGGCCGTCATCATTTTTACGGCTCAGTTAGAGCAGTTCAAAACCGTGGTGAACGGACAGGTGAGCTGGCTGGTAGGTACGCCACTGCTCATCATGGCGGGGTTGGTAGCACTTACTATAGCTATCGTCATGGTCTTTCCGCGCATCACCAAAGCGGTGCCACCCTCGTTAGTGGCTATCATCGTGGTGTTCATCATTGTACTGGTGTTCAACATCCCGACCAAGACGGTGAAGGATATAGCCGCCGTTAGCGGTGGTTTCCCGCCGTTCCATATCCCTCAGATCCCGTTCGGTATCGATACCCTGAAGATCATTTTTCCGTACTCGCTTATTATGGCGGGTGTTGGCCTTACCGAGGGACTGCTGACCCTTAACCTGGTAGATGAAATGACGGCCACCCGTGGCAACAGTAACCGCGAATGCGTGGCGCAGGGTACTGCCAATATCCTCAACAGTTTCTTTTTTGGGATGGGTGGCTGCCCCATGATCGCGCAAACGTTGGTCAATCTATCGGCTGGCGCAAGAGCAAGGTTATCGGGAATCATCGCTTCGCTCACAATACTGCTGATCATCTTATTTGGTGCGCCGGTGATCGAGCGGGTGCCTATGGCGGCGCTTACCGGCGTCATGATCATGGTGGCCATTGGTACCTTTGAGTGGGCCAGCTTTCGCATTATCAATAAAATGCCACGGCAAGATGTATTTGTAGGCATATTGGTGGCGCTGATAACCGTGTGGCTGCATAACCTGGCGCTGGCCGTACTGGTGGGCGTCATTATATCGGCATTGGTATTTGCCTGGGAGAGTGCCAAACGCATACGGGCCCGCAAATACACTGATGCGCAGGGCGTGAAGCACTACGAGATATACGGCCCGCTCTTTTTTGGATCGGTGACCGCCTTTAACGAAAAATTTGAGGTAGATACCGACCCCGCCGAAGTGGTGATCGATCTTAAGGATAGCCGCGTGGCCGACATGAGCGCCATTGAGGCTCTTAATAAACTGACCGAGCGTTACCACAAAGCAGGTAAAACGCTTCACCTGAAACACCTCAGTGCCGACTGCCGCCAACTGCTGCGCAATGCCAACGAGGTGATAGAGGTGAACATATTGGAAGACCCTGACTACCGCGTAGCGACCGACCGCTCCTGAGCCATCACGTTAATTCGATCGGTCGCACTGGACCGATACTCAGCTACATGGCAATGTCATGCCC
This window harbors:
- a CDS encoding glycosyltransferase family 4 protein — encoded protein: MKDNPIKVAFFAEVLTPDFDGAVRTMYQLIQRIDRSRFEFFFIAGTGPDRLNGFECLKVPAVTLPINTTYSMALPVLAQGRIKERLQTFAPDVIHIATPSPLGHYALKMARQHNIPVLTIYHTHFIAYAQHYLKHLPFLVPGVKQMIADGYRSFYNQCQMIYMPTVSMCHDLAQIGVTPHHFKLWKRGIDIRMFDPCKRDMHLMRQLTGNDHPVVLFASRLVWEKNLETLMRIYRQLQQRSPNVNFVVAGDGVAMTECKGAMPNAIFTGKADHELLSVLYASADVFVFPSTSETYGNVVQEAMASGLPCVIANGGGSAEFVEDGINGFKCDPNDEIAYVERIMLLLQDDGLRQRFGEKGRRQVSQCSWDALASEYFEDIAALACANEPVLA
- a CDS encoding SulP family inorganic anion transporter; translation: MSFTLPHLFDLKAKVNYKNEILAGLTVAMTMMPESLSFAILAGFPPLVGLYAAFIMGLVTSVLGGRPGLISGGAGATVVVLVALMKSHGIEYVFAAVALAGVIQILVGVFKLGKFIRLVPQPVMYGFVNGLAVIIFTAQLEQFKTVVNGQVSWLVGTPLLIMAGLVALTIAIVMVFPRITKAVPPSLVAIIVVFIIVLVFNIPTKTVKDIAAVSGGFPPFHIPQIPFGIDTLKIIFPYSLIMAGVGLTEGLLTLNLVDEMTATRGNSNRECVAQGTANILNSFFFGMGGCPMIAQTLVNLSAGARARLSGIIASLTILLIILFGAPVIERVPMAALTGVMIMVAIGTFEWASFRIINKMPRQDVFVGILVALITVWLHNLALAVLVGVIISALVFAWESAKRIRARKYTDAQGVKHYEIYGPLFFGSVTAFNEKFEVDTDPAEVVIDLKDSRVADMSAIEALNKLTERYHKAGKTLHLKHLSADCRQLLRNANEVIEVNILEDPDYRVATDRS